In Negativicutes bacterium, one DNA window encodes the following:
- the hypF gene encoding carbamoyltransferase HypF — protein MVRYAVEIQGIVQGVGFRPFVYRIANSFSLAGFVLNTSQGVSLEIEGSPAACAAFLTELQENPPSMALIEKITVKELPLRGEPGFRILASLAGTRNAMISPDIGICADCMRDITEKGNRRYHYAFTNCTNCGPRFTIIRDIPYDRKNTTMAEFTQCEPCQKEYEDPADRRFHAQPNACPDCGPHLSFYEDGESLAGDVYDLFQSRIAAGKIVAVKGIGGYHLVCDARNEAAVQALRQRKLRYDKPFAVMMPDLATAEKYCVLNQAEQKALTSTQKPIVLLQKKPNCPIAFNVSQNNRRLGVMLPYTPLHYLLLQNQEVLVMTSGNLSDRPMVFQDEAAFTGFSRVADAVLTHNRRIHRRMDDSVCIVVNDRLHLLRRARGFVPEPFCLPGNRQVILALGAQQKNTFCLAKRENAFLSGHIGDLDDADTEKSYTDEIAAFLKIFEALPAVIACDYHPDYLSSRYAVYYQKSLNEAFQKANKTEQEIQIIPIQHHHAHFASVLAEHDLNGEQIFGLIFDGSGLGDDGSIWGGEALFGNTGSSRRVGHLLPFRLLGGETAIREPWRVALAVTAQACDRDTALDLFPEDRKTARILLQAGEKEINSPLTSSMGRLFDAVAALAGICPVTTYEGQAAIELQQSMDTTAAGSYHFVIEQTDEGMLFDWRPLLRAVLTDRQNAVPAGGLSLRFHRAVVELIVQAAILQRQNNGSQKVVLSGGVFQNEYLLSQTMTALQEQGFTVYSNEKIPTNDGGIAFGQAAAVAYRMR, from the coding sequence ATGGTAAGATATGCTGTGGAAATTCAGGGTATTGTGCAAGGCGTGGGTTTCCGTCCTTTTGTTTACCGCATCGCAAATTCTTTTTCGCTGGCTGGCTTTGTCTTGAACACATCTCAGGGTGTTTCCCTCGAAATCGAGGGTAGTCCGGCTGCTTGTGCTGCCTTTTTAACCGAATTGCAGGAAAATCCACCGTCAATGGCGCTGATTGAGAAAATTACAGTCAAAGAGCTGCCGCTGCGGGGAGAACCCGGTTTTCGGATTCTTGCTAGCCTTGCCGGGACACGAAATGCCATGATTTCACCGGATATCGGGATCTGTGCGGATTGTATGCGGGACATTACCGAGAAAGGAAACCGGCGCTATCATTATGCCTTTACCAATTGTACGAATTGCGGACCACGTTTTACGATCATTCGGGATATACCTTATGATCGAAAAAATACAACAATGGCAGAATTCACGCAATGTGAGCCCTGTCAAAAAGAGTATGAGGACCCTGCCGATCGGCGTTTTCATGCTCAACCCAATGCCTGTCCCGATTGCGGTCCGCATTTGAGCTTTTACGAAGACGGGGAATCGCTTGCTGGGGATGTTTATGATTTATTTCAGAGCAGAATTGCTGCCGGTAAAATTGTTGCCGTTAAGGGAATCGGCGGCTATCACTTGGTTTGCGACGCACGCAACGAAGCAGCTGTCCAGGCACTGCGCCAAAGGAAATTGCGTTATGACAAACCGTTTGCGGTCATGATGCCGGATCTGGCCACCGCAGAAAAATATTGCGTGCTGAATCAAGCGGAACAAAAAGCCCTGACGTCCACTCAAAAACCGATTGTTCTTCTGCAAAAAAAGCCAAATTGTCCAATCGCTTTCAATGTAAGTCAGAACAATCGTCGTTTGGGCGTGATGTTGCCTTACACCCCGCTGCATTACCTCTTACTGCAGAATCAGGAGGTTTTGGTGATGACGAGCGGAAATTTATCCGATCGGCCGATGGTTTTTCAGGACGAAGCAGCTTTCACCGGATTTTCCCGGGTAGCGGACGCTGTTCTGACCCATAATCGCCGGATTCATCGCCGTATGGATGACAGTGTCTGTATTGTGGTTAACGACCGGCTGCATCTGCTGCGGCGGGCGCGGGGATTTGTGCCGGAACCGTTCTGCCTGCCAGGCAACCGGCAGGTCATTCTTGCCTTGGGAGCGCAGCAGAAAAATACTTTTTGCTTAGCAAAACGGGAAAATGCTTTTCTCAGCGGCCATATCGGCGATTTGGATGACGCCGATACCGAAAAATCTTACACGGACGAGATCGCAGCTTTTTTGAAAATCTTTGAAGCGCTGCCTGCCGTGATCGCCTGTGATTACCATCCGGATTATCTTTCCAGCCGTTATGCTGTTTATTATCAAAAATCACTGAACGAAGCGTTTCAGAAGGCGAATAAAACAGAACAAGAGATTCAGATCATTCCGATTCAACATCATCATGCTCACTTTGCCTCGGTACTGGCCGAGCATGATCTGAACGGAGAGCAAATCTTCGGCTTGATTTTTGATGGGTCCGGTTTAGGAGACGACGGCAGCATTTGGGGCGGGGAAGCGCTGTTCGGCAACACCGGATCGAGCAGGCGGGTAGGCCATCTGCTCCCGTTTCGGCTGCTGGGGGGCGAGACAGCCATTAGAGAACCTTGGCGGGTTGCTTTGGCGGTCACGGCGCAAGCCTGTGACCGCGATACGGCACTGGATTTGTTCCCCGAAGACAGAAAAACAGCGAGAATATTACTGCAAGCAGGAGAGAAGGAAATCAATTCTCCCCTGACTTCTTCCATGGGACGTTTGTTTGATGCGGTGGCCGCTTTAGCCGGAATCTGCCCCGTCACCACCTATGAAGGACAGGCGGCAATCGAACTGCAGCAAAGCATGGATACAACGGCCGCAGGCAGTTACCACTTTGTCATTGAACAAACTGACGAGGGTATGTTGTTTGATTGGCGGCCGCTGCTCCGCGCTGTCCTTACCGACCGGCAAAACGCTGTCCCTGCCGGCGGCCTGTCGCTGCGTTTTCATCGTGCGGTTGTCGAATTGATTGTGCAGGCGGCAATTCTGCAGCGTCAAAATAACGGCAGTCAGAAGGTAGTCTTATCCGGTGGTGTATTCCAAAATGAATACCTGTTGAGTCAGACCATGACCGCGCTGCAAGAACAGGGGTTTACGGTTTATAGCAATGAAAAAATACCAACCAACGACGGCGGTATCGCTTTTGGCCAGGCGGCTGCGGTTGCTTATCGAATGAGGTGA
- a CDS encoding HypC/HybG/HupF family hydrogenase formation chaperone — protein MCLAIPGLITKIQDGEATVDYGGVSKHADLSLMEKAALGDIVLVHAGFVIQILDKKAGEELQKLVKATLDVL, from the coding sequence ATGTGCCTTGCAATCCCCGGGTTGATCACAAAAATCCAAGACGGGGAAGCCACTGTTGATTACGGTGGCGTCTCAAAACATGCCGATCTCAGTTTGATGGAGAAGGCTGCACTGGGTGACATCGTGCTGGTGCATGCCGGTTTCGTCATACAGATCCTGGATAAAAAAGCAGGCGAAGAACTGCAGAAACTTGTCAAAGCAACGCTGGACGTGCTCTAA
- the hypD gene encoding hydrogenase formation protein HypD has translation MNYNITNILQGIWKLADQTGPVAIMEVCGTHTSSIRQYGIPSLLPPNIRLVSGPGCPVCVTSSADIAAAIALASLDEVIFTCFGDMMRVPNGDVSLYSLYEQGRDIRLVTSPLDALTIAQEYPEKQVVYFGIGFETTAPHTAVLVEKAAQAKVRNLSILNSHKTMPQAITALLQNESSIDALLCPGHVAAMIGAEAFAFVPEKLQLPAAIAGFAADEILAAILAIMDLLHKQKLDCVNMYPQFVTPAGNRSALNLLYRVMEPCDAIWRGLGSLPQSGLQFRPAYRDFEARTRFNIEKTETTEPKDCLCAAILRGKAIPPNCVHFSRDCTPDAPVGPCMVSSEGACAAYYRYREE, from the coding sequence ATGAACTACAATATTACAAATATCCTGCAGGGGATCTGGAAACTGGCTGATCAAACCGGCCCGGTGGCAATCATGGAAGTCTGCGGTACTCATACTTCCAGTATCCGGCAATATGGTATACCTTCTCTTCTACCGCCGAATATCCGGCTCGTCTCCGGACCAGGCTGTCCGGTTTGTGTTACTTCGTCGGCGGATATCGCTGCGGCTATCGCCTTGGCGAGCCTGGATGAGGTGATTTTCACTTGCTTTGGCGATATGATGCGGGTGCCGAATGGTGATGTCAGTCTCTATTCGCTGTATGAACAGGGCAGAGACATCCGATTGGTTACCTCACCGCTGGATGCGCTGACAATCGCGCAGGAATATCCGGAGAAACAAGTGGTTTATTTCGGCATCGGGTTTGAAACCACCGCGCCGCATACGGCGGTGCTGGTTGAAAAAGCCGCGCAAGCAAAGGTGCGCAATCTCAGCATTTTGAACTCGCATAAGACAATGCCGCAGGCAATCACCGCTTTGCTGCAGAATGAAAGCAGTATTGATGCTTTGCTTTGTCCCGGACATGTGGCGGCGATGATCGGGGCGGAGGCGTTTGCTTTCGTACCGGAAAAATTACAGTTACCCGCTGCCATTGCCGGATTTGCAGCCGATGAGATTTTGGCGGCGATTTTAGCGATCATGGATCTGCTGCATAAGCAGAAATTGGATTGTGTTAACATGTATCCTCAGTTTGTGACGCCGGCCGGCAACCGCAGCGCCCTGAATTTACTCTATCGGGTGATGGAGCCATGCGATGCCATCTGGCGCGGCCTGGGCAGTCTGCCGCAAAGCGGCTTACAATTTCGCCCGGCTTACCGCGACTTTGAAGCGCGAACTCGCTTTAACATAGAAAAAACAGAAACGACGGAACCAAAGGATTGTCTGTGCGCTGCGATCTTGCGCGGCAAAGCGATACCGCCAAATTGTGTTCATTTTAGCAGGGATTGTACACCGGATGCTCCGGTTGGGCCATGTATGGTATCGTCTGAAGGCGCTTGCGCGGCCTATTACCGCTACAGGGAGGAATAG
- the hypE gene encoding hydrogenase expression/formation protein HypE, producing MDEVITLAHGSGGVKSRELVEQLFLPAYANPYLNPLTDSAVLSVGETIAMTTDSYVVRPLFFPGGDIGRLAVSGTVNDLAVSGALPKFLSVGMILAAGLEISLLQRIVKSIADTAKEAGVQIVTGDTKVVEQNSADRIFINTAGIGVFPVGRSIPPQKIAVGDCIIASGFLACHGMAVMAERNHLGFQPAIESDVAPLAEMVQGVLQANGNSVHALRDPTRGGVAATLCEWVTADTDILLYEPELPVRPDVGAACKILGLDPLFIANEGVVLLAVAQSCVKDVIAALQRDAHGKHAVLIGEVRKGSGRVIAVTEFGSHRRILLPRGELLPRIC from the coding sequence ATGGATGAAGTGATTACGCTGGCGCACGGTTCCGGCGGAGTAAAATCCAGAGAATTGGTCGAACAGCTGTTTTTGCCTGCCTATGCCAACCCCTATTTGAATCCTCTGACCGATTCGGCAGTCTTAAGTGTTGGTGAAACGATTGCTATGACAACAGACAGTTATGTCGTCAGGCCGCTGTTTTTTCCCGGCGGCGATATCGGCAGACTGGCGGTCAGCGGGACGGTGAATGATCTGGCGGTCAGCGGTGCTTTGCCCAAATTCCTCTCGGTGGGGATGATCCTGGCAGCGGGTTTAGAGATCAGCTTGCTGCAGCGAATTGTGAAGTCGATTGCCGATACAGCCAAAGAAGCCGGAGTACAAATTGTAACCGGCGATACCAAGGTCGTTGAGCAGAACAGCGCGGACCGAATCTTCATCAATACGGCGGGAATCGGCGTTTTTCCCGTGGGACGAAGCATTCCACCGCAAAAAATCGCAGTGGGGGACTGCATTATCGCCAGCGGTTTTCTGGCCTGCCACGGAATGGCTGTAATGGCCGAACGCAATCATCTGGGCTTTCAGCCGGCGATTGAAAGCGATGTGGCGCCTTTAGCCGAAATGGTGCAGGGAGTATTGCAAGCAAACGGCAATTCGGTTCATGCTCTGCGGGATCCCACCCGCGGAGGCGTGGCTGCCACGCTCTGTGAATGGGTAACGGCTGATACCGATATTCTTCTCTATGAACCTGAATTGCCGGTGCGGCCGGATGTTGGGGCAGCCTGCAAAATCTTAGGGCTTGATCCGCTGTTTATTGCCAACGAAGGCGTTGTGCTGTTGGCGGTGGCGCAAAGCTGTGTCAAAGACGTAATCGCCGCTCTGCAAAGGGACGCGCATGGCAAACATGCGGTACTGATCGGTGAAGTGCGCAAAGGCAGCGGTAGAGTCATTGCCGTCACGGAATTTGGCTCGCACAGAAGAATTCTGCTGCCACGGGGAGAATTGCTGCCCCGGATTTGCTGA
- the hypB gene encoding hydrogenase nickel incorporation protein HypB, with protein sequence MVEIEMGQNLKALNDAVAQMNRSGFQKHRVFVLDMMGSPGSGKTTLLENILPALAKKQRIFVIEGDLATQNDAERIRKTGVGAVQINTNGACHLDARMIQNEIEQLDLRTIDLLIIENVGNLVCPISYDLGEDLRLVILSTPEGEDKPLKYPPAMLHTDAVVITKTDLAPYVDVNIDTMKTYIHQINPKVQILEVGKFNGIYAVNEVISYLEEKIAARKG encoded by the coding sequence ATGGTTGAAATTGAAATGGGGCAAAATTTGAAGGCGCTGAATGATGCGGTTGCTCAAATGAACCGCAGCGGTTTTCAAAAACACCGGGTCTTTGTATTAGATATGATGGGTTCACCCGGTTCCGGTAAAACGACTCTTTTAGAAAATATCCTGCCTGCCCTGGCTAAAAAGCAGCGCATTTTCGTGATCGAAGGCGATTTGGCGACACAAAATGATGCGGAGCGAATTCGCAAGACCGGGGTTGGGGCTGTTCAGATCAATACCAACGGCGCCTGTCATTTGGATGCCAGAATGATTCAAAATGAAATTGAGCAGCTGGATCTTCGCACAATAGATTTGTTGATCATCGAAAATGTGGGAAATTTGGTCTGCCCGATCTCGTATGATTTAGGTGAGGATCTTCGTCTGGTCATTTTAAGCACACCGGAAGGGGAGGATAAACCATTGAAATATCCTCCGGCGATGCTGCATACCGATGCCGTGGTGATCACGAAAACCGATCTTGCTCCCTATGTGGATGTCAATATCGATACGATGAAAACTTATATCCATCAGATCAATCCGAAAGTGCAGATATTGGAAGTTGGTAAATTCAACGGCATCTATGCTGTAAATGAGGTTATTTCCTATCTCGAAGAAAAAATTGCCGCCCGGAAAGGCTAA